In one Corallococcus sp. EGB genomic region, the following are encoded:
- a CDS encoding YbdD/YjiX family protein, with product MHVLRNGWREAVRTARSMIGVPDYDTYVAHMRRHHPDRPVMTYAEFFNDRLQARYRAGGGRCC from the coding sequence ATCCATGTGCTCCGGAACGGCTGGCGCGAGGCCGTGCGCACCGCGCGGTCGATGATTGGCGTACCGGACTACGACACCTATGTCGCTCACATGCGTCGGCATCATCCGGACCGGCCGGTGATGACCTACGCGGAGTTCTTCAACGACCGCCTCCAGGCCCGCTACCGCGCCGGAGGCGGCCGGTGCTGCTGA